The following nucleotide sequence is from Aedes aegypti strain LVP_AGWG chromosome 3, AaegL5.0 Primary Assembly, whole genome shotgun sequence.
ccctaattttattatttttgttacagCGAATTGATctccccatatcagctgaagaAAATAATTAACGAAGGATTCTCCAAAGCTGAAATCGACAAACGTGTCAGTTTTTCGTTGGAGACAACATATGGAGTTCAATGGGATTGTCATTTAACAAAAGCTAATATGCTGCAGATCGAACCAATTCCTAACGATGAGACAATATTTCAATTTATCCATGAGCTGGTAGTCATCATCGACCATCCGGATTACTCACAATCGATTCGTAAAGTATTCCAACTGGATAAGGCTAACGGTTCGATTTTCGATGTGGAAGAAGTGACTCGTATCGTGGATCATGGTTACTGCAACAAAGATGGGGATCTCATAATTTGCATTGGTATTCGTCCTGCCAATGCTCTGATTGAGAAGCGATTGCTGAAACATCTGTTGGAGGAGATGCCGCAAAtcacacaaaaattgttttccataatCAAAGGATACGTTGAGTAAGTTTAGCCGTCTGTAATTTGTTGGGAACGATTAATGAAAGTTAAGCTTCTTTCAGCGAGTACTACTACTCCATACAACATTACCAGATAATGCCAAGTGTATTTCGAATCGATAGAATAGTTGAGTGTCCGAAAATCTATGACGTTAACAGTTGTTCGTGGCGttttaaaataataagataTACACGTTCAACTGTGGGAGTACACTTAAAGTCATCGAAATCCAGTGCAACATGCAGAGCTTTTATGGAAATCAAGTACAATAATAATAAGGCGATTACTCGACGATGCTCATTGCAATATTTCGGACCAAAAGATTACGATAGGCCGCTTCATACGTTTGACAAATTGGACGAATTGGACAACGAAGATACGCTTCTGCTACTCCGTTACGGCGTGCGCGTTTTGCCGGATGCGCCTTCCTAGGGCGAATAAAGCAACCGcataactttttttcatttttgcgctGTATCTCGAAAATCTGCTGTTCTTTCTTATTGCACCATGAAGACGTTGTTAAAACATTCACCATGAATGTTGGATTGAGAGTTTTGAGATTTTGAGATTTAAGAGAAAGTGATCATATCTATTTGTTTCTTATATGCATTGGAAAATTTGAACTCAACAATGAACAAGTTGCTGTACGAATAAAACTGTTCAACCCTtcgagtgtgtgtgtgtgtattttttgtttttttttacaagggggaattCTGCAAACATaccccctgagaaggtaactcagggagtgcggggatgacgcaccaacgacgaaccaaccactaaaaccagcccatgcactgtacttgagcaattcttttatttttacttttagtACTGTGTACGCACCAAACTTTGCGCAGTTAAGAAATTATCATCCTATTTTTGCTTTAAATAAggttaaaatatatatatttattcaaACTTCTACCAAATATAGGCTTTTAACCCTCCAGTCAGAGGCGTcccgtgaggaatttgattacctgtgcactgactcgcacaaaccgtgtattttgaattatgaatacgaattttttaattgattttttaaaatgtatttcagtttaaaatgtaatttcttattattaacaccttaaattgtaatttccaatactgtatgcaatcttgaagtgtctggaagctattatatttgttgcttattggacgtattttttgttcgttttcttCGTTTCAATCACTAATTGTAAGTTTTAAGAATTTGGGATGATTCCAATATACAATATTTAGGGAaaaggaaaattctcaaaatttcgctGATACCAAGGCGATGAAAGAAAAATTTTGCGTATCAATCGCGGTCCCATAGTTTGATaatatttgacataaaaatgtatatttacagtaaaaatgacctttatatgcataaatttcaatcatttttcgtattttgcgaATTGagatttgggtttattctacgactggcgtgaggtgagaattgtcggtctcgtatagcgaggtgacaattctcgactcgagtgaagtgactcgccgtgtaaatcgaatggagagtcacttcactcgagtcgacgattgtcacctcgctatacgagaccgacaattctcacctcacgccactcgtagaattaacccaattatcatataaaccttcagaattcaactatttacacgttattttccaagtttcgcgatgaaggataaattccatggatttcgtggctttcgcgaaattccgaatCTCCATTATTCCTAACGTTGTTATTCTATATAATAATTCTTATTATTTACAGCTTGTCAATTGTATCACGATATCTTAGCTTTTTGACGATGTCCAGCGCTGGTACATCTCTTTGTATACTTTTGTGGATACATCAAAGCTTTCAAGTGAAATGATGACTGGCTGTTGAACGCTGAAacccactttacgcccaccgcaatttATCAGTTGTCGGTCTGTTCAGCAAGAAAAACTATATTCATACatagtttataaatcaattcaaagccacacgaattttgtgtatttaataagataaaacataatcaatttggCCAATATGTTTATAACATCTAGTATTGGTTCCAATCAATATTGCGCCTACTATCGCGCGACACCTGGAAGCTCCATGCAACATACATACACACAAAGCATGTATGGCGTTGACGCTTTCTCTTCCAACAGCAGACGCCGTGACGCCAGTTGCGCGCGCTTTCTCAATTCTTGCAAACCAAAGCGAGCGTCATGGGCAATTTCTCTCTCGGGTGCACAAATTGGAGTGAACCAGATTTTACCTATACAACGCCACTGTTGCTCTAGAAATGTCAATACAAATGCAAATTCCTGCTGTGTCCATACACGCTATTTTCGTGCACAAGAAAGAGTGCACGGCTGAAATGAACATTCTCTGCAAtacgatggagacgcatggcagtttgtcttgtttgcttCGCTGTTTTCGCTTGCTGGTTGAGCAAGACCATGGGGGGGAGAATCAAACGGTTTGTTCACTGAGGGCGATGGACCagttgaaggtgaagaaatAACATGTTCAAGCAACtacacattatgaatgttggaagtattgaaaattataatatatatacagtagtttctcgattttatcactgttcgttttaatatcgcttcaaaatatcactctcgattttagcacggttttctgTTCAATTTTATCACGCCAAAATAATTGTATGAAGTTCATgcattttacattgaaaaataaactcaaacaACCAACATATACCTATTTGACCCATCTCTTACCTGTTTTTCGTTTCATTCGATCAATTTCCCCAAcataaagctcaaattttgataaaaaatatatggCAGAAAATGCATTTTCATTATATCACGCTTCGGTATATCACGCCAAAATTTTTTGGATCCGCGATATAATCGAGAAATAACTGTATTTAATGtgtaagtttgaaatctttgactgtgcagtgcaccaagtgcaccttaggacgagacgcCACTGCCTCCAGTAGAACACATGatttaaaaagaataaaaacaattataaaaaaaatgcaaagggtGATGCAATACCTTGTGCCTAACATTGCGCACAAAATCTGAATTGTGCCTAACTTTGCGCGCATgccttaacccgttaacgcccgcaattggaattcagctctaTTTTTGTTATTCACAGTTGTATTCTCATAAATTAAACcacatttcacaaaaaaaatcaagtctatggtggggatcacaaaaaaaaaacttgaaagtgtgtcgtccatatctggTTGCTCtataagaatattttcgaaatttatcacatatattttcatgctaatcgacccattacaatgaaaacatgttaaaaaaatactgCAAGTTAGGGGTCATTCATAAATTTCGTCACGTACACaagaggaaggagggggttTCAAGGAAACGTGGCTACcttcatatataaaaatttaaatccgtacaaaaagtgtgatacaAAGGAAAAGGGAGGAGGATGATTATGGCACAACTTTgcatgacgtaatttatggacgtatcTTGATAAAGAAAATGAAACATAAAGAATACAAATTTCAAAGGCGGAAGGTGTAATTCCATGGGGTAAGACACTCATTAATATTGGTATTAATATCCGTTAATAcggattaatatatattatttttatgatatcatcGAGATAGCCACAATTTTCCTAAAGACATCTGACAGAAGTATCTTGAATTTAAATCAATGTAGGGGGCTTATGTTCGAGCGGCTAGGGATCGTGGATTGTATGTCTTGCGGGTCTGACATACCGCAGGAAACAAATTGTATCGGAATCGAGTTGCAGAATGGCCCGGAAATCTTAGAAAGATGTGGGGCATTGATGGCAATGAAGCTTCACCGAATGTGATGCACCGTACAAGTTGCCAGTCTCTTTCTAGCCAGACAAACAGTGTGGTCTATGTTGCATTTCTCATATATTTTGCTCAATATAGAGAATGGAGGTGAGGATGTTCTAATCACTGAATTTATTAGTGGTATTATGGGGAATATCCTGGTCTGCAGGGACCTGTCAGGTATAGATTCTGATATTACTCCAACACATATTATGCTTCAGGAATatgttttcttttcttttattttgGCTAAAAGGCAATTCTGATCCATTCACTCATCATAATATCACGACCAAATAGATCTGAGACGAATTGACAATaaacaaaacttgttttttcatataaataatcaatttgccttggcaactttggcaacagtcaaacagcaaaactccatgcatacttgataatcacccctattcttgtttacgttcgaatgcgctttcgatcgaaaaccgtttCGCATTttcgtttacgccagcaaaatcaaatgggcaatggattcgaacgaataggattcgatcgaaagttggatccgccgtaaacaagaatgagggtgaatattctcaatatcaatattaatattttaatactggATCTAGTGTCCTGCCCCATGTGTAATTCTTTCAGTGACTTCAATACAATTTTCTactttaagcgaagtatgcacttcgacagaaaagtaatcgcctatctcgatgcgtgggaaatttcttgcaagaaatgctcaagaaaagcatttttctttgatcgcagtacgcagttgaaaagaaatgtcaattcaaatggagctcactgtagaaaatttcttgaccatttcttgagcagaaatttttactttacttgagctgaacagcatacttagctttaccacgtaagtaagacacatacatacatacattactatacatgtacaattatgcacacttacACTATTTATaccaacaaataaaataaaatctaacgtcaaatattttgattatacaAAAACAGGTGTTTCAaaatagtcttcaaaaagattttataaagcttgccagctgataatgaaaacataactatcaaaatattttgacgtagaactacgtcaTTCTTCTCTATACATGAGTGaactgctggcaagcgtggcgctatccatactaaggtatggaggaccaatctggtcaaaagcgcttagaacgaacagaaacctaaagcggttggaaagcacgtacaggataatgtgcttaagagtagcaagtgcataccggacggtatctaaagaggccgtgtgcatcatagccgggatgacgcccatcgggctcatcatcaaggaagatgttcaatgcttcaaccaaaggggtaccagaggagtccccgacacgtgtaaagaggaaacgctcagaagctggcagcaggaatgggataactccactaagggtagatggacccatcgactaataccaaatgtgtcagattggtatggtagaagccatggggaagtgaacttccacctgacgcagtttctgtcaggacatggtggctatagacagtacctgcataggttcgggcactcagaatctcctgcgtgccccaattgtgctggtgtagaggaaacagcggagcatgtcgtgttcgattgcccccgtttcattgttgtgagaggtcgcatgctcactacatgcggaggggacacgtcccccgacaatattatagagagaatgtgtgcggatgccgagtgctggaatgcagtaactacggctgtcactcacattatgttagaattgcagcgtctatggcgcgccgaccaagagttggctgcagaggattagccctgccgaggctggtcccttgtaacattgtttaagtcggctaggagaagcagtttgcctaggctacttctgctacacgtgttgtgctatatgcactggtcccttcccgaagaaataccgtaaggtggttccggggagatgagggtctgagtccaagggtcatgtcgatgcactgttcaccacttgagcaattctaaatgaattgctcatgcacagtgcataggctggttttagcgggtcgtcgttggtgcgtcatccccgcattccctgagttatcttctcaggggatctgtttgcagatttcccccttgtaaaaaacaaaaaaaaaacaaaacaaaaatgattgaaattggaatttcaaaaccaagagcgttacgttggcatgaaatattttaaaagctcataactttttgctggtttaacgaaatcccttgattagcacctcaatcgaaggacaagacatcaaaggctCATGTCGttcacttactgaatcccacacaCCTGTCCaaaaagtttaataactgttttaagaaagaacgttgatttcaagcaaatctataaataggggtgctcaagaaaagttgacgtcatttgcttttcactctccgattggctcgcatctcagcaggcaacagatcggcttgctctgaccgggcgtgcttctcaggcacagacatcagCTGTGATGGTAAATCCACCAAAATGGCTTTGGTGAGTGattttgacggatagcgccgacaattttcgtcgcataggattcatcgaatgtagcgcggttgttgcaccatggccagattcatttcccgagcgcgtgcacggaaagaaataacaattgtaatttaaaaaaaagaacaGTAGCgcaaaatcaactgatgatcattgtcgttctactattatcaaacgttttaataaaaataaaatgcttttagaagtgcgcagcaatggTAAATCGGTttgatgtattctgcgcagttcatatgtattttccacacgttctcctataattgtttttaatccacttcgataccgtcaatccgcccccaaactggatggcgtacactcagcttaaCGCAATTTAgaattaagtattgagttgtatatacattagtatatattagttgtggtgctagaggacatcttgcAAATCCACtgagattcttgcagaaacccttctgaaattattatatgtagttatttctttgatcgctctgatttttccaataacctccttgggacttcctattggactatcccagaaacccatcttgggttattatagaaatcctttcaggattctgctgtaaaattctggaattctgccgtaaaattctggaattctgccgaaaatgattcaatgattgctttccagtgtaatggaatctatattaaaaatctgggttcggggattctcacaaaatttctcgggatttcttctgaaaattcaatcgaaattattacagggtgtctactacctggaaaaacctggaaaacctggaattctcaggaaattttattcaacctggaaaaacctggaattctcagggaatttcggctacactcagggaaattgttttaaaatagtAATAGATGGTAAGGTTGCCAAATTGGTAAAGGCAAGTACAGTTCCAGTTGGGTGTCGTTCATGAGCAGTTTTTTCGCCTATTATACAAAATAAACACCTGGAGCAAAATTCcagaggctccagagaaacctacAAAACATATTAAGCGAATATTCCACAAGTTCttattgatatttttctcagatcttCAGAACGCTTCAGGatttctagtaatttctccagtggtttctttttgaatactttcataTATTTCTGCAGGGATGCTACCTgcgatttttcaatggatgcttagaggaattccattcatttattccaggcattttcataaggattttttcaaatattcatcctcgattactctcaggaattgctcaaaaaattcttctggCATTATTCGATGATGTCTATTATAAACTAGGATTCCTCAATAAGTTGCACCAGAAGTTTTTCTTGGTATGTCTCCAGCATATCATCAACATATTGTTGCTACGGTTCAAACatttctttgatattttttctgtaaaatttcccaATCTTCATagattttctaaaactttattCAAGGTTCAGGGATTtggtcaaatattttaattattttcttcaaaacgtcttgtagaacattattttgAGATAATATTTGTTTATATTTCAGAAATAACTTCATCAAACATTAAGGAGGTCTTTCAGAGGTCCTCGAAGGAATTCAAGGAAGTCGTACTTAGAACTCactttctttcgaaattcaacgcagattttttatttttatatttttcaaaacaatctaaaaattttgcctaaaaatTGGATAAATGACTAGAAAATATATaaggatttcaatgaaaattcttcaaaaagaaAAATGGAGGAATTACTGTTTGAGTTTTTGAAGATACTTTAAACAGAAATGCTGAAGGAAGTCCTAGAGAAATGCTGCAGGAAgtccttagaaaaattccagaTTGAATTAATGAAggtataaaacaattttttggaagaattatttagaaagttcataaaaaatttcaaaacaaactcctgaagaGATCTGCGGAGTAATACGTGAAAGAAATCTGTAGTACCTAAATCAAGCTATACTTGTGATGTcatgagaaattccaaaaagggCCTTAGAATTATACATATAGAAAAAAAGGTCTGTTCAACGTAACAATCAAACCCTCATCTCGTGCTTCCTATTAGGAATCTCTCATTATTCATAATATATGTATGGCCTCGTTTTTTA
It contains:
- the LOC110678711 gene encoding uncharacterized protein LOC110678711 isoform X1 encodes the protein MFKAVPVCAGCGSWSGLTVSCSKCCKICCIACLNGSELLCRKCQNEPSDVSTTTGKTERPGQSVDLCPIHSKLYSIYCYNCNETICGTCVEPEQPHDSHYICSLNVVYRESVAKIEANLTAAGKLHAELQTHTAKYRRNLELLEKELSGGLGRIDALAESSRMHMSRSLTARKKSVEEKMEIPVLYGAVLENFRRKTDRLSKKEFMQQFAELSVESNELTKIPMDLELQEVEDVGCELISPYQLKKIINEGFSKAEIDKRVSFSLETTYGVQWDCHLTKANMLQIEPIPNDETIFQFIHELVVIIDHPDYSQSIRKVFQLDKANGSIFDVEEVTRIVDHGYCNKDGDLIICIGIRPANALIEKRLLKHLLEEMPQITQKLFSIIKGYVDEYYYSIQHYQIMPSVFRIDRIVECPKIYDVNSCSWRFKIIRYTRSTVGVHLKSSKSSATCRAFMEIKYNNNKAITRRCSLQYFGPKDYDRPLHTFDKLDELDNEDTLLLLRYGVRVLPDAPS